The region CTAAAAGGGTCCGGTAATGTGTCGCGGTAGCTCTAATAGCCGTTAGTGCTGGCAAGCCAGAATCTAAAACAAGTAAACGAAAAATCTCACTTACAAGCTCATCAGGAAGATCACGAAGATTAGCCATGCCCTCAGGAAGATTAGCCATGCATGGCGCTCCTGTCTGTTATTATTATAAAGACTGCATCCTATAACAAAACAGGTCAAAAAACAAGCAAAAAAACTTTTCTACACGCGGCTCCCGCTGATTTAACCTAAATTTTGCAGTTGAAGTCTACTGCGAGCGAAATCAACCAGAATGAGGCGTGCTTTTTGTTAAAATTTAGGCGCGGATTGCACCAGGGCTGCCTCATGAAGCTAACTCGACCTGTTCAATTTTTGTAACAACTTGAGATAACGTTGCACCATTCCAAGAGCAAATTTTCCTTAATCCTTTCCCGACTTCCAGATTTTTATGGATAAAATATTTACACCCCAGTGTTTATGCGGGTTTTAGCGCATCATGTTTTTAGTNNNNNNNNNNACTAATGACAGAAAGGCTGGCTGTGCTATCATTACCCCACCTAATCAAACAGACAACGTTCATGGTAGACGCCTTACAAAAACGATTCATTGCCGGTGCTATCTGCCCTCAATGCCATCTTATGGATAAAATCGTCGTCTACACCATGAACGAGCGCCCTATTGCCGAATGTGTTCGCTGCGGCTACCAACAGCAAACCATCGACCAAAAAAAATCGGATACCATCAATAAAAACGGCAAAAAACGCAAAGTCCTTTGGCTCAAACCCAAAGTCAATGCCAAGGAGTCATCGGATTGAAGCCCTCTTTGCTGAATAAAAAACAGCCGCCTGCGCTGTCTTTGTTGTTTTTCTCTGAGCTTTGGGAACGCTTTGGTTTCTACACGCTACAAGCCTTGATGGTTTTGTATTTAACCAACTCGATGCACTTTTCCGATGAAAAAGCCTATGGCATTTCCGGCGCCTTTAGTGCGCTACTGTATGCAGCGCCTTTAATCGGCGGCTGGCTCGCCGATAGAATCGTCGGCTTTCAACGCGCGATCACTGTCGGCTTTATTCTCTACATGGCCGGTTACTTCCTCATGGATTCGCACGCCCAAATGGCGTTTTATTTCGCTATGGCTTTGGTGATTGCCGGTAATGGCTATTTTAAAGCCAATGTCTCAAGTTTGCTCGGCACAATCTATGAAGACGACGATCCTCGACGTGACCGTGGCTTTACGATTTTCTACATGGGCATCAACATCGGCAGTTTATTAGGCCCGATTTCCGCCTCAATTATTCAAGTGCACTACGGTTATCATCCGGCCTTTGCCACGTGCGGCATTGGCTTGCTCATTGGCTTTATCGCTTACATCAGCTTGCGCAAACGCTTGCTAAAACAACACGGTCTTGAACCTTATGGCCCGATTAGCCACAACCCCAAAACACTGGAGAAAAGCCGCCTAGTTACCTATTTGGCCACGCTCATTTTAGCCGGCATTGTCAGCTTTATTCTGCCTTACCCCATCATCACCGACTGGAGCTTAGGCATTCTATCGGTCGCTGCCATTGTGTATGCACTGTACGAAACCTTTGGACTGGCGAATTTCGACGATAAAAAGAAAATGATCGCGCTGATTATTTTGATCGCTTATTCCGTCATTTTCTGGGCGTATTACATGCAAGCCTTTTTCTCGCTGACTTTATTCACCGAGCGAAACGTAGGCCGACATATTTTGGGCTGGACTGCGCCTACTGCCATATTTGCTACAGCGCCTAATTTTTTCTTACTCATCCTCGCACCTTTTTTTGTTAAGCTTTGGGGCGCACTTGATCGAAAGCGAAAAAATCCCTCCATAGGCATGAAGTTTGCTTTGTCCATGGTATTTACCGCGCTGAGTTTTTTAGTGATCAACCTTGGCGATGAGCTAAATTTCTCCACAGGTATCGTACCGTTTTTTTGGCTACTGCTTGCAGGGTTTGTTCGTGAGATTGGCGAGCTATTGATTTCGCCGATTGGCTTATCAGCGGTCACGCGATTGGCCCCGCCAAAGTTAACGGGGGCTATGATGGGTTTGTGGTTTTTAGCCATTGGCGGCGCGCTGGCCGTGGGTGGGCGCATGGCCGACATCGCTGATGTACCCCAGCATGTACGCAGCCCGATTCAAACCCTGCCAATTTACGATCATGCTTTTTGGGTTTACACCTTAAGCGCAGCAGCCATTGCTATCGTCTCTTTCTTGCTGCTGCCATTCTTCAATCGCTTAGCCGATGAGAAGATGTTTAACTAAGACGTGTCCCTAAAGTTATCCCCTAACGCAGCTTTTCAAAGGCTGCGGCCATGGCAGACTGCGGTGCCTTGGGCTGGGCTTTCGCTCGTGATTTAGCCGCGGGCGCTGCGGGTTTTTCGCTGCCGGCCATCGCAAGGCTGATACGTTTTCGTTTGATATCCACGTCTTCAACTTTCACGCGAACCACGTCGCCGGTTTTCACCACGTCGTGCGGATTCGCCACAAAGGTTTTAGACAGCTTTGAAATGTGAATCAAGCCATCTTGATGTACACCGATATCCACAAAGGCACCAAAGTTCGCCACATTGGTCACGACACCTTCAAGCTCCATACCGGCTTTTAAATCTGACATCTGGTGCACAGTGTCGTTAAATACCGCCACTTTAAACTCGGGCCTAGGGTCTCGCCCGGGTTTTTCTAACTCTTTCAACACATCTTGAATAGTCGGCAAGCCGGCCTTGTCACTCACAAATTCGTTAAGTTTAATTTTTTTAATCTCATCCGGTTTTGCCATGATATTCGCCAAAGGCTGTTTGAGTGAAGCCAAAATCTCTTCGACGATAAAATAACTTTCAGGGTGCACAGCCGAAGCATCCAAGGGATTATCACCACTCAAGATGCGCAAAAAGCCCGCCGCTTGCTCGAAGGTTTTCTCACCCATACGAGGCACTTGTTTGATCGCCTCACGCGAAGCAAAAGCCCCGTGCTCTTCGCGGTAACGCACTAAGTTTTCAGCCAGCGCTTGATTCAAGCCGGAAATGTGCGTGAGTAAAGGCGCTGACGCGGTGTTCACATCAACCCCGACCGCATTCACGCAGTCTTCGACGACCGCATCCAAAGTTTTAGCCAATTTAATTTGGCTCACATCGTGCTGATACTGACCCACGCCTATCGACTTAGGGTCAATTTTAACGAGCTCTGCCAGTGGGTCTTGCAGCCTTCTGGCGATAGACACCGCACCGCGATAGGTAACATCCAAGTCTGGAAATTCTTGTTGTGCTAAAACCGATGCCGAGTACACAGAAGCGCCCGCTTCTGAAGTCATCACCTTGGTCACATTTAATTTCGGGTAGCGTTTACAGAGTTCTATCACCAGCGCATCCGTTTCTCGTGAAGCCGTACCATTACCGATGCTGATGAGCTCAACCGCATGTTTTTCGCATAATCTTGCAAGCGTGGCTAAGGCATCGTCCCAGCGCTGTTGCGGCTTGTGTGGGAAAATAGTGACGTACTCCAGAAGCTTACCAACCGAGTTCACGACCACAGCTTTCACACCGGTTCGAAAACCCGGGTCTAGGCCCAGCGTACAACGCTGACCCGCAGGAGCTGCTAGCAAGACGCTTTTTAAATTTTGCGCAAAGACTTTAAAGGCTTCTTCTTCGGCTTGCTCGCGCAATCGCAAAAAGAGCTCGATTTCCAAAAAGGTTAAAAACTTGATTTTCCAAGACCAGCGCACCAACTCGCGTAACCAGGTGGCATCGGGGTGAATCTCAAAATAATCAGCGATCATTTGCTCGGCTGAGTTGAACTGGCCTGGCGTTGATTCTTCATCCAACACCAGCTGAATACTTAAAATAGACGCTTTTCTTCCGCGAAAAATCGCGAGCGCACGATGCGAAGGAATCGTATTGATCGACTCTGAGAAATCGAAATAATCTTGAAACTTTTCACCCTCTTGCTCCTTGCCTTTAAGCACCGTGGACTTAAGCTTTGCACGAGCCCAGAGGTGGTTTCGGAGTTTTTCACGAAGCTCAGCTTCTTCCGAAAAACGCTCCATCAAAATATAGCGCGCCCCTTCGATGGCCGCTTTGATATCTGGGATATTTTTTTGAGGGTTCACATAGGCTGCGGCTAACTCGTCAGGGTTATCAAAGGGCTTGGAAAACAGCGCATCGGCCAGCGGGGTCAGACCCATTTCATGGGCCAGCTGCGCTTTGGTTTGCCGCTTAGGCTTATACGGTAAATACAAATCTTCCAGCTGTTGCTTCGTGATGGCGGCCAAAAGTTTTTTATGCAACTCAGGCGTGAGCTTTTCTTGCTCTTTAATCGAGCCAATAATCGCCTCTCGGCGGCGGGTCATCTCCCGCAAATACTGCAAACGCTCTTGAAGATTACGCAATTGCTCATCGCTTAAACCACCCGTGGCTTCCTTGCGGTAACGAGAGATAAACGGCACGGTCGCGCCTTCATCCAAAAGCTCGACGGCTTTATCAACTTGCCAAGATTTAACCGACAGCTCTTGAGATAAAATCGCGTGAATATTCGACATAAATAAGGATACCCCTAAAACAAAGCGGGGGTATCTTAATGCAAATGCCGCTCAATTTCGAGCGTGTTTTTAACAAAGCTAGGCAATTTTGAAAAGAGATCTTCTTCGTTGAAAATGTGTTCGAAATCCTCATGTATGTTTGTATACACTCCGGTTTCTCACACATTTTCGCCTTGAATCTCATCTTTTCAAAATTGTCTAGGTGCCGTTCATGTAAGTGCCTGTAGCACTGGCCAGCAACACACTCTCCGAATCTTTAAGCTTCATCTCACAGACTGTGATCCGGCTGCCGCAACGCACAACACGTGCTTCGGCAATGAAATCACCGCCGGATTTATCGATACCGGGGCGAAGATAATTGATCAGCAAATTGACCGTGGAGGTTTTAGCCAAGCGTGCACGCTGAGCTTCTTCACTCTCGTCCGGGTTTTTCGCAAAAACTGCGGCCATGGTGAGCATACCGCCGACGGTATCAAGCATAGTGGCTATTGCGCCGCCGTGTAAAATATAGCTCATGGTATTACCCACTAAACCTTTATCCATGGCGAAGCGCAGCAAAACACGATGCTCATCAAAAAATTCTGTGCGCGCCGAAAACTGCTTCATAAACGGCATATCTTTTGTAAATAACTGATCTAACTTATCGAGCAAGGCTTTTTTTGTGAGGCTCATCATGAAGCTCCTTTTTTATCTCAGCAAGAATCATAGCATAAAACATTTCCCTATTGTCTATTCTAAAAAGCTGATATAGAATCGTCTCTGGCTTTTGATTGTTCGGGCATCAAGGAGGAGCAATTACAATGAAAGGCATCGAAGATTTAATTTCCGATGAGTTACAACTCGACCCTTCTGCTGAGGCACGCCAAGGTCAGACTCGCTCTGAAACGCGCCGCGCAGTAGAAGACTTGCTCGAGGTTCGCCGCTATAAAAAAATGCTCGATGATTATTACGACATCGACTAAGAAGCTGCGCCCATGCTTTACTCTGGTAGCGTTATCGCCTAGATTTTTTGCGCCTCTCTACTCATTTACCTCGATGTAAACCGTGCTACGGTACTCAAAAAACCTAGCCCCTAACACCCATCAGAACAAAGCATGGGCACAGTTTCTAAACCCTTTCCAAGCCCCCCTTTTTCTGCTGTAATGCCCTTATTTAATGCTAAATCCAATGTATATTTCTGTCGCCGTTTTTGCGCCCTTACGACAAACGCTAGACTATGCCTGCGATAATACCAACGCTGAGCCAGGCTGCCGTGTGCTGGTCAATCTGGGGCGACGAAAGTGCATAGGCCTTATCATCGAAGCGAATACTCAGCCCTCCTTTGACCCTAAAAAAATAAAGCCCATTATTGCCTTGATTGATGAGAGGCCTATTCTAAGCTCAGCTTTGCTCGAGCTCTGCCGTTTTGCGAGCGATTATTATCAACACCCCTTGGGTGAAACCTTTGCTGCTGCTCTGCCTAATGCACTGCGCGGTGAACAACACCCCGATCAGCCGTATTACTGGCAGCGCACAGCGCAAGCTTTACCTAAAAAACTCAGCGTAAAACAGCAAGAAAGCCTAAGCCTGATAGAAAACACAATCTGTGACTCGAGCACTTTACTGGCAAAAGGCATAGGCTCTCGCACGCTAAAAGCCCTAGAAATCAGTGGATTAATTGAACGCAGAATATATGAAGACCTGCCAAAAATACCGGCCCAGATACAGCGTCTTTCATTCAATCAAGAACAACTTGCCGCATTTGAAGCGGCGAAAAGCTCGCTGGACAAATTTGCGATTCATTTAGTTGAAGGTGTGACAGGCAGTGGTAAAACCGAAATTTATATTCAGCTGTGTCATGAGGTACTTTTAAAAAATCAGCAAGTGTTGATTATTGTCCCCGAAATTAGCCTAACTCCGCAATTACTTGAACGATTTGAAGCACGCTTTGGCGCCAACTTATGCACCAGCTTTCACTCTCAACTCAATGATCAGGAGCGCTTAACTGCCTGGGAAAAGGCCAAACACGGTATAGCACGAATCATTATAGGCACACGCTCGGCGATTTTTTGTGAGCTTAAATCACTCGGCTTGATCATTATCGACGAAGAACACGATGCTTCATTAAAGCAACAAGACCACCTAAAATACTCCGCGCGAGACCTTGCTTGCGTTCGCGCCAAACAAGAAAGTCTGCCCCTGCTACTAGGCTCGGCCACGCCATCCTTTGAAACCTTGCATAACGCTCTACAAGGGCGCTACGCTCACCACCGCCTAACGCGGCGGGCCACCGCCGTGACGATGCCGCGCTGGCAATTGATTGATATGCGCAGAGAACGGCCCGAAAGTGGATTATCCAAACCACTGATCGACGCGATAAAAACGGCCTTATCTAAAGAAGAACAAGTGCTGATTTTTCTCAACCGCCGAGGCTTCTCGCCCGTACTATTATGTTTATCTTGTGGGTATTCGGCGACTTGCCAACACTGTTCAACACGACTCATTTACCATCAGCGTGAAAACAAATTGCGCTGCCATCATTGTGATGCGATCTATCGCCCCGAAACACAGTGCCCAAGCTGCCACGCCGCGCTCACTCCAACCGGTTTTGGTACAGAGCGCGTAGAATCAGCATTGTCAGACTTGTTTCCCGATACAGAAATCGTGCGGATCGATCGAGACACCACGCGCAACAAACACGCTTTAGAACAAAAGCTGCTGCCTGCCTATGCCGGGCGCTCACAAATTTTACTCGGTACGCAAATGCTCGCCAAAGGGCATCATTTTCCGAAAGTGAACTTAGTCGCCCTGCTCAATATCGACAGCAGTTTATACAGCATGGATTTTCGAGCCTTAGAGCGTTTGGGGCAGCTAATCACCCAAGTGGCAGGGCGCGCCGGACGTGAGTCGGATGAAAGCCAAGTCTACTTGCAAACACTCAACCCAGATAACGATTATTTACGTTTTTTGTTAAAAGAAGGCTACCACAGCTTTGCCAAACGACTTTTGAA is a window of Gammaproteobacteria bacterium CG11_big_fil_rev_8_21_14_0_20_46_22 DNA encoding:
- a CDS encoding RNA-binding transcriptional accessory protein is translated as MSNIHAILSQELSVKSWQVDKAVELLDEGATVPFISRYRKEATGGLSDEQLRNLQERLQYLREMTRRREAIIGSIKEQEKLTPELHKKLLAAITKQQLEDLYLPYKPKRQTKAQLAHEMGLTPLADALFSKPFDNPDELAAAYVNPQKNIPDIKAAIEGARYILMERFSEEAELREKLRNHLWARAKLKSTVLKGKEQEGEKFQDYFDFSESINTIPSHRALAIFRGRKASILSIQLVLDEESTPGQFNSAEQMIADYFEIHPDATWLRELVRWSWKIKFLTFLEIELFLRLREQAEEEAFKVFAQNLKSVLLAAPAGQRCTLGLDPGFRTGVKAVVVNSVGKLLEYVTIFPHKPQQRWDDALATLARLCEKHAVELISIGNGTASRETDALVIELCKRYPKLNVTKVMTSEAGASVYSASVLAQQEFPDLDVTYRGAVSIARRLQDPLAELVKIDPKSIGVGQYQHDVSQIKLAKTLDAVVEDCVNAVGVDVNTASAPLLTHISGLNQALAENLVRYREEHGAFASREAIKQVPRMGEKTFEQAAGFLRILSGDNPLDASAVHPESYFIVEEILASLKQPLANIMAKPDEIKKIKLNEFVSDKAGLPTIQDVLKELEKPGRDPRPEFKVAVFNDTVHQMSDLKAGMELEGVVTNVANFGAFVDIGVHQDGLIHISKLSKTFVANPHDVVKTGDVVRVKVEDVDIKRKRISLAMAGSEKPAAPAAKSRAKAQPKAPQSAMAAAFEKLR
- a CDS encoding primosomal protein N' produces the protein MLNPMYISVAVFAPLRQTLDYACDNTNAEPGCRVLVNLGRRKCIGLIIEANTQPSFDPKKIKPIIALIDERPILSSALLELCRFASDYYQHPLGETFAAALPNALRGEQHPDQPYYWQRTAQALPKKLSVKQQESLSLIENTICDSSTLLAKGIGSRTLKALEISGLIERRIYEDLPKIPAQIQRLSFNQEQLAAFEAAKSSLDKFAIHLVEGVTGSGKTEIYIQLCHEVLLKNQQVLIIVPEISLTPQLLERFEARFGANLCTSFHSQLNDQERLTAWEKAKHGIARIIIGTRSAIFCELKSLGLIIIDEEHDASLKQQDHLKYSARDLACVRAKQESLPLLLGSATPSFETLHNALQGRYAHHRLTRRATAVTMPRWQLIDMRRERPESGLSKPLIDAIKTALSKEEQVLIFLNRRGFSPVLLCLSCGYSATCQHCSTRLIYHQRENKLRCHHCDAIYRPETQCPSCHAALTPTGFGTERVESALSDLFPDTEIVRIDRDTTRNKHALEQKLLPAYAGRSQILLGTQMLAKGHHFPKVNLVALLNIDSSLYSMDFRALERLGQLITQVAGRAGRESDESQVYLQTLNPDNDYLRFLLKEGYHSFAKRLLKERKLAQLPPYQSLCLIKAQHKSQAQCLDFLGECKQRLSNTVESFGPTPAPIEKKAGLFRGQLLLQSPSRQALHHAIKQLINTLPQKISASIKWTIDVDPQDFS